ATGGTGTCATAGAAGAGGCGGTAGATGCTGTCGCCGTCATTTGGGTAGTTCTTGGCCGCGTTGATCCCGCCCTGCGCCGCGATGGAGTGGGCGCGACGGGCGCTGTCCTGGTAGCAGAAGGCCTCGACGTTGTAGCCGAGTTCACCAAGGGTGGCAGCAGCGGCGCCGCCGGCCAGGCCGGTACCGACAACGAGAACCTTGTACTTGCGCTTGTTGGCCGGGTTGACCAGCTTCATGTCGAAGCGGTGCCGGTCCCACGAGGTCTGGATGGGTCCTTTAGGACATTTGCCGTCGAGTATCACTGTTTAACCCCCTATGGCTCGAAAGAAGATCAGAACGGGAATGATGAGAAAACCGATGGCCACAACGCCGGCAGTCCACCGCCCACAGGTGACCAGGGGGGGCTGGGTGGAGTCGTTGGTCAGCCCGAGCGACTGGAAGAAGCTCTGGATGCCGTGGCGCAGGTGCAGCAGAAGAATGACCATCGCTACCACGTAAACGATGGCGGTCGGGAACTGCTGGAAGGCGGCAGTCACCATCCCAAATACGTTGAAGCGGCCCATTGCATCCTCACCCGTAACGACGCCCGGGATGGCATGCAGGGTGAAATGCAGCAGGTG
Above is a window of Desulfuromonadales bacterium DNA encoding:
- a CDS encoding FAD-binding protein, which encodes MILDGKCPKGPIQTSWDRHRFDMKLVNPANKRKYKVLVVGTGLAGGAAAATLGELGYNVEAFCYQDSARRAHSIAAQGGINAAKNYPNDGDSIYRLFYDTIKGGDFRAREADVWRLAQVSNNIIDQCVAQGVPFARDY